A part of Mycolicibacterium sp. TUM20985 genomic DNA contains:
- a CDS encoding long-chain-fatty-acid--CoA ligase: MSELPTPRFLDERTAHWAQTRPDDEAITFKDRTWTWSQWYERIRRLAGALTERGITRGDVIAFLDKNHPACVETTLAAASLGAATAIINFRLAADELDYVLNDSGATLLITGEEFKPAVEKIRDKLTSLKHVVVVTPEGGEGDEYEAMLAAATPVGRSKDVEPDDVAIIMYSSGTTGRPKGVSLTQANLIAHTESAFAGWELEEGDKNLVAMPLFHVGGSSYMQLGLHTGVASYMTRDVDGAQLAGGILSGANRTFLVPAVLAKVLESGDDAVKLFSALKTYGYGASPMPLPLLRKALEAWPDTDFIQAYGLTEVGGVISLLAPEDHRNGDEERMGSAGRVVPGAEVRVVDPDSLEDVAQGEQGELWFRSKQLMKGYHNKPDATAEAITEDGWFRTGDIGRVDAQGYIFVEDRLKDMIITGGENVYSIEVERVIAEHPAVAEVAVIGVPDEKWGESVKAVVSLEGEATEKEIIAFARERLAAYKCPRTVDVVDELPRNPTGKILKKDLRQPHWEAAGRKV, encoded by the coding sequence ATGTCCGAGTTGCCAACACCCCGCTTCCTCGACGAACGCACGGCCCACTGGGCGCAGACCAGGCCCGATGACGAGGCCATTACGTTCAAGGACCGCACCTGGACGTGGTCGCAGTGGTACGAGCGCATCCGGCGGCTCGCCGGCGCGTTGACCGAACGGGGCATCACCCGCGGGGACGTCATCGCGTTCCTCGACAAGAACCACCCGGCGTGCGTCGAAACCACCTTGGCCGCAGCGTCTTTGGGTGCTGCGACGGCGATCATCAACTTCCGGCTGGCCGCCGATGAGCTGGACTACGTGCTCAACGACAGCGGCGCCACCCTCCTGATCACCGGCGAGGAGTTCAAGCCCGCCGTCGAGAAGATTCGCGACAAGCTGACCAGCTTGAAGCACGTCGTCGTGGTGACTCCCGAGGGCGGGGAGGGCGACGAGTACGAGGCGATGTTGGCGGCCGCGACACCGGTCGGCCGGTCGAAGGACGTCGAGCCCGACGACGTCGCGATCATCATGTATTCGTCCGGCACCACGGGGAGGCCCAAGGGTGTCTCGCTCACGCAGGCCAACCTGATCGCGCACACCGAGAGCGCCTTCGCCGGGTGGGAACTCGAAGAGGGCGACAAGAACCTGGTCGCGATGCCGCTGTTCCACGTCGGCGGCTCGTCGTACATGCAGTTGGGGCTCCACACCGGGGTAGCGAGCTACATGACGCGCGACGTCGACGGGGCGCAACTGGCCGGCGGGATCCTGTCGGGCGCCAACCGGACCTTCCTGGTGCCTGCCGTGCTGGCGAAGGTGCTGGAGTCCGGTGACGACGCGGTGAAGTTGTTCAGTGCGCTCAAGACCTACGGGTACGGGGCGTCGCCGATGCCGCTACCGCTTCTGCGCAAGGCGCTGGAGGCGTGGCCGGATACGGACTTCATCCAGGCCTACGGGCTCACCGAGGTCGGCGGCGTCATCAGCCTGCTGGCGCCCGAAGATCACCGCAACGGTGACGAGGAGCGGATGGGCAGCGCAGGCCGGGTCGTCCCCGGCGCCGAGGTGCGCGTGGTCGACCCCGACAGTCTCGAAGACGTGGCACAAGGTGAGCAGGGCGAATTGTGGTTCCGCTCAAAGCAATTGATGAAGGGTTACCACAACAAGCCCGATGCGACGGCGGAGGCCATCACCGAGGACGGCTGGTTCCGCACCGGTGATATCGGCAGGGTGGACGCGCAAGGCTACATCTTCGTCGAAGACCGGCTGAAGGACATGATCATCACCGGCGGCGAGAACGTGTACTCGATCGAGGTCGAACGGGTGATCGCCGAACATCCCGCAGTCGCCGAGGTGGCCGTCATCGGGGTGCCCGACGAGAAGTGGGGCGAGTCGGTGAAGGCCGTGGTGTCCCTCGAGGGCGAGGCGACCGAGAAGGAGATCATCGCGTTCGCCCGCGAGCGGCTGGCCGCCTACAAGTGCCCCAGGACCGTCGACGTGGTCGACGAGCTACCGCGCAATCCCACCGGCAAGATCCTGAAGAAGGATCTGCGGCAACCACATTGGGAGGCGGCGGGCCGAAAGGTCTAG
- a CDS encoding YciI family protein yields MPQYAALNYSADVDWTRPEYAAEMAEYGAFGGMHGDAIRGGAALYPTSTATTVRVQGARGGDVVLSDGPYAETKEALTGFYLIEAADLDMALKIAADIPAAWGGAVEVRPVIDFGG; encoded by the coding sequence ATGCCGCAGTACGCCGCACTCAATTACAGCGCCGACGTCGACTGGACGAGGCCCGAATACGCCGCAGAGATGGCCGAATACGGCGCATTCGGCGGTATGCACGGCGACGCGATTCGTGGCGGCGCCGCGCTCTACCCCACCTCGACAGCCACCACCGTGCGGGTACAGGGCGCGCGCGGCGGTGACGTCGTGCTCAGCGACGGCCCTTACGCCGAGACCAAGGAAGCGCTGACCGGCTTCTACCTCATCGAGGCGGCCGACCTGGACATGGCCCTCAAGATCGCCGCCGACATTCCTGCCGCCTGGGGTGGAGCGGTCGAAGTGCGCCCCGTCATCGATTTCGGCGGGTGA
- a CDS encoding RNA polymerase sigma factor encodes MTEAQRLVAETIRTEGARILATLVRIVGDLQAAEDAVQEAAIRALRQWPVTGIPDSPRAWLTVTARRAAIDALRREQSRVHKERAAVDLDIADDPSEHVVRDDMLRLMFTCAHPALALDAQVTLALRVLCGLSTAQISTVLLTSEAAIAKRLTRTRTKIAQAGIPYQIPTSAELSQRLSAVCAVLLAAYTSAHTASAGDRLVDVDGCQESLRLARLVCSLMPDEATPMAVLSLLLLTEARRPARTDADGAPVVLADQDRTAWDTDAIDEGRRLLNRSLSRTAGIADPYQLQAAIAAEHAISPSYQKTDWVEIVRLYDLLLEVHPTSAAALARAVAVAENSGTAAGLVALDDMPGGRRDHRWHAVRGELMARCGRYSEAIEEVGLSLTDEVSAPEAAHRRRQIDEWTRVTP; translated from the coding sequence GTGACCGAAGCCCAGCGCCTCGTCGCCGAGACGATTCGGACGGAGGGAGCGCGAATCCTCGCGACCCTCGTCCGGATCGTCGGCGACCTGCAGGCCGCCGAAGACGCGGTGCAGGAAGCGGCGATCCGGGCACTACGGCAGTGGCCGGTAACCGGTATCCCGGACTCGCCTCGGGCCTGGCTGACGGTCACCGCGCGACGGGCTGCCATCGATGCGTTGCGTCGCGAGCAGTCGCGAGTGCACAAGGAGCGTGCGGCCGTCGACCTCGATATCGCTGACGATCCATCCGAGCACGTGGTGCGCGACGACATGCTGCGGCTGATGTTCACCTGCGCCCATCCTGCACTGGCGCTTGACGCTCAGGTGACTCTGGCGCTGCGGGTGCTGTGCGGGTTGTCCACTGCCCAGATTTCGACCGTGCTGCTCACCAGCGAAGCCGCGATCGCCAAGCGGTTGACGCGTACCAGGACCAAGATCGCGCAGGCTGGCATCCCCTACCAGATTCCGACGAGCGCTGAACTGTCACAACGTCTTTCGGCGGTTTGCGCAGTGCTGCTAGCCGCCTACACCAGCGCACACACCGCATCGGCAGGCGATCGACTGGTCGACGTCGACGGCTGCCAAGAATCCCTTCGCCTGGCCCGGCTGGTCTGCTCGCTGATGCCCGACGAAGCCACCCCGATGGCCGTCCTCTCGTTGCTGCTGCTGACCGAAGCCCGTCGTCCCGCGCGCACGGACGCCGACGGCGCACCGGTCGTCCTGGCCGACCAGGATCGCACGGCCTGGGATACCGACGCGATCGACGAGGGCCGTCGACTGCTGAACAGGTCCCTGTCGCGCACCGCGGGCATCGCCGACCCCTATCAGTTGCAGGCCGCGATCGCCGCTGAACATGCGATATCCCCCAGCTATCAGAAGACCGATTGGGTCGAGATCGTGCGGCTCTACGATCTACTGCTCGAGGTGCACCCCACCTCTGCGGCAGCGCTAGCCAGGGCAGTCGCGGTCGCCGAGAACTCAGGAACCGCAGCGGGTTTGGTCGCATTGGACGACATGCCGGGCGGTCGTCGGGACCACCGCTGGCACGCTGTACGCGGCGAGCTCATGGCCCGCTGCGGCCGGTACTCCGAAGCCATCGAAGAGGTTGGGTTGTCGCTGACCGATGAGGTCAGCGCACCCGAGGCCGCTCACCGGCGGCGCCAGATCGACGAGTGGACCCGGGTGACGCCGTGA
- the qcrB gene encoding cytochrome bc1 complex cytochrome b subunit, whose protein sequence is MLEKSGRFHQGALLIVTTTSGIAARADAIDSRYHPSAAVRRQLNKVFPTHWSFLLGEIALYSFIVLLLTGVYLTLFFDPSMAEVTYDGVYQPLNGIQMSRAYETALDISFEVRGGLFVRQVHHWAALLFAASIMVHLARVFFTGAFRRPREANWVIGSLLLILAMFEGYFGYSLPDDLLSGTGLRAAFSSITLGMPLIGTWLHWALFGGDFPGDIIIPRLYALHILLLPGIILALIGVHLAMVWFQKHTQFPGPGRTEHNVVGVRVMPVFAVKSGAFFAMTVGVLGLMGGLLQINPIWQLGPYKPSQISAGSQPDFYMMWTDGLARLWPAWELYPFGHTIPAAVAVALLMGVVLGLLTVYPFLERKFSGDRAHHNLLQRPRDAPVRTAIGAMAISLYIVLTFASFNDIIALKFHVSLNATTWIGRIGMVVLPAIVYYITYRWAISLQRSDRAVLEHGIETGILKRLPHGAYIELHQPLGPVDDHGHPIPLQYQGAPLPKKMNKLGSAGAPGTGSFLSPDPEGEQTALIEAAHAAEHRAQLALKERQHTNGAVER, encoded by the coding sequence ATGCTAGAGAAGTCCGGGCGTTTTCACCAAGGAGCACTTCTCATCGTTACCACCACGAGCGGCATCGCCGCACGAGCCGATGCGATCGATTCGCGGTATCACCCGTCGGCGGCGGTGCGGCGTCAGTTGAACAAGGTGTTCCCGACGCACTGGTCGTTCCTGTTGGGTGAGATCGCGCTTTACAGCTTCATCGTGCTGCTGCTGACCGGGGTGTACCTGACGCTGTTCTTCGACCCGTCGATGGCCGAGGTCACCTACGACGGGGTGTATCAGCCGCTCAACGGCATTCAGATGTCCCGGGCCTATGAGACCGCACTGGACATCTCCTTCGAAGTCCGCGGTGGGCTGTTCGTCCGTCAGGTCCACCACTGGGCCGCGCTGCTGTTCGCCGCCTCGATCATGGTGCACCTGGCCCGGGTGTTCTTCACCGGCGCGTTCCGCCGGCCCCGCGAGGCCAACTGGGTGATCGGCTCGCTGCTGCTGATCCTGGCCATGTTCGAGGGCTACTTCGGCTACTCCCTGCCCGATGACCTGCTCTCGGGCACCGGCCTGCGGGCGGCGTTCTCCTCGATCACCCTGGGCATGCCCCTGATCGGGACCTGGCTGCACTGGGCCCTGTTCGGTGGGGACTTCCCCGGCGACATCATCATCCCCCGGCTCTACGCCCTGCACATCCTGCTGCTGCCGGGCATCATCCTGGCGTTGATCGGGGTGCACCTGGCGATGGTGTGGTTCCAGAAGCACACCCAGTTCCCCGGCCCCGGCCGCACTGAACACAACGTGGTCGGTGTCCGGGTGATGCCGGTGTTCGCGGTGAAGTCCGGTGCGTTCTTCGCCATGACCGTCGGCGTGCTCGGCCTGATGGGCGGGCTGCTGCAGATCAACCCGATCTGGCAGCTGGGCCCCTACAAGCCCTCCCAGATCTCCGCGGGCAGCCAGCCCGACTTCTACATGATGTGGACCGACGGCCTCGCCAGACTGTGGCCGGCATGGGAGCTCTACCCCTTCGGGCACACCATCCCTGCCGCGGTCGCCGTCGCCCTGCTCATGGGCGTCGTCCTTGGTCTGTTGACCGTATATCCGTTCCTGGAGCGCAAGTTCAGCGGCGACCGTGCCCACCACAACCTCTTGCAGCGGCCCCGGGACGCCCCGGTGCGGACCGCAATCGGGGCGATGGCCATCTCCCTCTACATCGTGCTGACCTTCGCGTCGTTCAACGACATCATCGCGCTGAAGTTCCACGTGTCGCTGAACGCGACCACCTGGATCGGCCGCATCGGCATGGTGGTGCTGCCCGCGATCGTCTACTACATCACCTACCGGTGGGCGATCAGCCTGCAGCGCAGCGACCGCGCCGTGCTCGAACACGGCATCGAGACCGGCATCCTCAAGCGTCTGCCCCACGGCGCCTACATCGAGCTGCACCAGCCGCTCGGCCCGGTCGACGACCACGGTCACCCGATCCCGCTGCAATACCAGGGCGCTCCTCTCCCCAAGAAGATGAACAAACTGGGCTCCGCCGGCGCCCCCGGCACCGGCAGCTTCCTCTCCCCCGATCCCGAAGGCGAACAGACCGCACTCATCGAGGCCGCACACGCCGCCGAACACCGTGCCCAACTCGCCCTCAAGGAACGGCAACACACCAACGGAGCGGTTGAGCGCTAA
- a CDS encoding amidohydrolase: MAADLAFFGTVLTVDEDRPTAEALAVADGKVVAVGDRADVERLVGPDTEVVELGDGCLLPGLIEAHGHPLMEAIVLADRIVDIRPVTMPSADDVAAAVAGEVEHRGASGAYLNGWDPLLQVGLPEPTLEWLDRTAPETPLVIIHNSGHKAYFNTAAARQLGLNRDTPDPKGARYGRDAAGDLDGTAEEAGAVFSLIGGAIDPGGYPAMLLAECGRLNRAGLTTCSEMAFDPMFRPALESLHDDLTVRLRTYEMSTAAMTTAAVPVNGDDVVRQVGIKIWVDGSPWIGNIDLSFPYLDTDATRAIGVTPGSCGHANYTREQLTDIVAAYYPLGWQMACHVQGDAGVDTILDVYEQALQANPRDDHRLRLEHVGAISDEQLQRAHDLGVTCSIFVDQIHYWGDVLVDGLFGADHGSRWMPAGSAVATGMRISLHNDPPVTPEEPLRNISVAATRVAPSGRVLGPEQRLTVDQAIRAQTLDAAWQLFADDVIGSLEVGKYADLVVLSADPRSVPAEDIADLEIRATYLAGRRVYSKSD; the protein is encoded by the coding sequence ATGGCCGCTGACCTGGCATTCTTCGGAACCGTCCTCACCGTCGACGAGGACCGCCCGACGGCGGAGGCGCTCGCGGTCGCCGACGGGAAGGTCGTCGCGGTCGGTGACCGGGCCGACGTCGAGCGACTGGTCGGACCCGACACCGAGGTCGTCGAGCTCGGTGACGGTTGCCTGCTTCCGGGGCTGATCGAGGCGCACGGGCATCCGCTGATGGAGGCGATCGTGCTCGCCGATCGGATCGTCGACATCCGGCCCGTCACCATGCCCAGCGCGGACGACGTCGCGGCGGCCGTGGCGGGGGAGGTCGAGCACCGCGGGGCCTCCGGCGCTTACCTCAACGGCTGGGATCCGTTGCTTCAGGTCGGACTGCCCGAGCCGACGCTGGAGTGGCTCGACCGGACGGCCCCCGAGACCCCGCTGGTGATCATCCACAACTCCGGGCACAAGGCGTACTTCAACACCGCGGCCGCCCGGCAGCTGGGGCTGAACCGCGACACCCCCGACCCGAAGGGGGCCAGGTACGGCCGCGACGCGGCGGGTGACCTCGACGGCACCGCGGAGGAGGCCGGTGCCGTCTTCTCGCTGATCGGCGGCGCGATCGACCCTGGCGGCTACCCGGCGATGCTGCTAGCCGAGTGCGGGCGGCTTAACCGCGCCGGTCTGACGACATGCTCGGAGATGGCGTTCGACCCGATGTTTCGTCCAGCGTTGGAGTCGCTGCACGACGACCTGACGGTCCGGCTGCGCACCTACGAGATGTCGACGGCGGCGATGACGACCGCCGCGGTACCGGTCAACGGCGACGACGTGGTCCGTCAGGTCGGCATCAAGATCTGGGTCGACGGGTCGCCCTGGATCGGCAACATCGACCTGTCGTTCCCGTACCTGGATACCGACGCCACCCGGGCCATCGGAGTGACGCCCGGGTCCTGCGGGCACGCCAACTACACCCGCGAACAGCTGACCGACATCGTCGCGGCGTATTACCCACTGGGCTGGCAGATGGCCTGCCACGTCCAGGGCGACGCCGGCGTGGACACCATTCTCGACGTGTACGAGCAAGCGCTGCAAGCGAATCCGCGCGATGATCACCGATTGCGGCTGGAGCACGTCGGCGCCATCTCGGACGAGCAACTCCAGCGCGCCCATGATCTCGGGGTGACGTGCAGCATCTTCGTCGACCAGATTCACTACTGGGGTGACGTCCTGGTCGACGGGTTGTTCGGCGCGGACCACGGCTCGCGATGGATGCCTGCCGGGTCGGCCGTGGCGACGGGGATGCGCATCTCCCTGCACAACGATCCGCCCGTGACGCCCGAGGAACCGCTGCGCAACATCAGCGTCGCGGCCACCCGCGTCGCTCCGAGCGGTCGGGTGCTGGGCCCGGAGCAGCGGCTGACGGTAGACCAGGCGATCCGGGCGCAGACGCTGGACGCGGCGTGGCAATTGTTTGCCGACGACGTCATCGGCTCACTGGAGGTGGGCAAGTACGCCGACCTCGTGGTGCTGTCGGCAGATCCCCGGTCGGTGCCGGCGGAAGACATCGCGGACCTCGAGATCCGCGCCACCTACCTGGCGGGTCGTCGCGTTTATTCGAAATCTGACTAG
- a CDS encoding TetR/AcrR family transcriptional regulator, producing the protein MVAAEGLRARRRRETARDIHLVALRLARERGFEVVTVEAISTEAGIAPRTFFNYFPTKEAAIILGLPELTDEDGEAFVRGGSVPYPRLLAEVVGMLSRLFTGELPSRDEMGDVFSVSRANPPVFAALLAELEAFQRRVGELVAHRLNRAPDDEVATLIAALAMTILRSGLDRWMASAPDDRDDDPVRHIEHAATLVLTIFEPGHEVRGVTASPGSTRRSGAAGERPRVR; encoded by the coding sequence ATGGTAGCGGCGGAGGGGTTACGTGCGCGCAGGCGCCGCGAGACCGCTCGGGACATTCATCTGGTGGCTCTGCGCCTGGCCCGCGAACGCGGATTCGAGGTCGTCACGGTCGAGGCGATCAGCACGGAGGCCGGCATCGCGCCCCGCACGTTCTTTAACTACTTCCCGACCAAGGAAGCGGCCATCATCCTCGGCTTGCCGGAACTGACCGACGAGGACGGCGAGGCCTTCGTTCGCGGTGGGTCGGTGCCCTACCCACGACTCCTCGCCGAAGTCGTGGGAATGCTGTCGCGGCTGTTCACCGGTGAACTGCCCAGCCGTGACGAGATGGGCGACGTCTTCTCGGTGTCGCGGGCCAACCCTCCGGTGTTCGCCGCGTTGCTCGCTGAACTGGAGGCATTCCAGCGCCGCGTTGGCGAGTTGGTCGCCCACCGCTTGAACAGAGCACCCGACGACGAGGTGGCGACGCTGATCGCCGCGCTGGCGATGACGATCCTGCGCAGTGGCCTCGACCGGTGGATGGCCAGCGCGCCCGACGATAGGGACGACGACCCGGTCCGTCACATCGAACACGCCGCGACGCTCGTGCTGACGATCTTCGAACCCGGACACGAGGTGCGCGGCGTCACGGCGTCACCCGGGTCCACTCGTCGATCTGGCGCCGCCGGTGAGCGGCCTCGGGTGCGCTGA
- the fadD8 gene encoding fatty-acid--CoA ligase FadD8, whose product MSDAMLRHPIHSGHLTVGALKRHRDKPVLFLGDTTLTGGQLADRISQYIQAFEALGAGTGAVVGLLALNRPEVLMIVGAGQTQGYRRVALHPLGSLDDHAYVLSDAGVTSLIVDPNPMFVERAVGLVEKVPSLKHVLTIGPVPPELADVATDLNAEAAKYPPRPLVAADLAPDTVTGLAFTGGTTGKPKGVMMTSQATTTMTTIQLAEWEWPENPKFLMCTPLSHAGAAFFLPTIVKGGEMVVLAKFDPAEVLRTIEEQKITATMLVPSMIYALMDHPDSHTRDLSSLETVYYGASAMNPVRLKEAIARFGPIFAQYYGQSEAPMVITYLAKAEHDEKRLTSCGRPTLFARTALLGEDGQPVPRGEVGEICVSGPLLSGGYLNKPEATAETFRDGWMHTGDLAREDEDGFWFIVDRTKDMIVTGGFNVFPREVEDVVAEHPSVAQVCVIGTPDEKWGEAVTAVVVLRPDAPTDEAAIATMTAEIQAAVKDRKGSVQSPKQVIVVESVPVTALGKPDKKAVRAQFWAGAGRAIG is encoded by the coding sequence ATGAGTGATGCAATGCTGCGCCATCCCATCCACTCCGGACACCTCACCGTGGGTGCGCTCAAGCGTCATCGCGACAAGCCGGTGCTGTTCCTTGGGGACACCACGCTGACCGGTGGCCAGCTCGCCGACCGCATCAGCCAGTACATTCAGGCGTTCGAGGCGCTCGGTGCGGGCACCGGCGCCGTCGTCGGACTGCTGGCGCTCAACCGGCCCGAGGTGCTGATGATCGTCGGCGCCGGGCAGACGCAGGGCTATCGCCGCGTGGCACTACACCCCCTTGGTTCACTCGACGATCACGCGTACGTGCTGAGCGACGCCGGCGTCACCTCGTTGATCGTCGACCCGAATCCGATGTTCGTCGAGCGTGCGGTCGGGCTGGTGGAGAAGGTGCCGTCGCTCAAGCATGTCTTGACGATCGGGCCGGTGCCGCCCGAGTTGGCCGACGTGGCAACCGATCTCAACGCCGAGGCGGCCAAGTACCCGCCGCGGCCGCTGGTCGCTGCGGACCTGGCCCCCGACACCGTCACCGGGCTGGCCTTCACCGGTGGAACGACCGGCAAGCCGAAGGGCGTCATGATGACGTCTCAGGCCACCACCACGATGACGACGATTCAGCTCGCCGAGTGGGAGTGGCCGGAGAATCCGAAATTCCTGATGTGCACCCCACTTTCGCACGCCGGTGCGGCCTTCTTCCTGCCGACGATCGTCAAGGGCGGCGAGATGGTGGTGCTGGCCAAGTTCGATCCCGCCGAGGTGCTGCGCACCATCGAGGAGCAGAAGATCACGGCCACGATGCTCGTGCCGTCGATGATCTACGCGCTGATGGATCACCCCGATTCGCACACCAGGGACCTGTCGTCGCTGGAGACCGTTTACTACGGCGCGTCCGCGATGAACCCGGTGCGGCTCAAGGAGGCGATCGCCCGCTTCGGTCCGATCTTCGCGCAGTACTACGGCCAGTCCGAGGCCCCGATGGTCATCACGTACCTGGCCAAGGCCGAACACGACGAGAAGCGACTGACCTCTTGCGGGCGCCCGACGCTGTTCGCCAGGACGGCACTCCTCGGCGAGGACGGGCAGCCGGTACCGCGCGGTGAGGTCGGTGAGATCTGCGTGTCGGGGCCGCTGCTGTCCGGCGGCTATCTCAACAAGCCCGAAGCGACGGCCGAGACGTTCCGCGACGGGTGGATGCACACCGGCGACCTGGCCCGCGAGGACGAGGACGGCTTCTGGTTCATCGTGGACCGCACCAAGGACATGATCGTCACCGGCGGGTTCAACGTGTTCCCCCGCGAGGTGGAAGACGTCGTCGCGGAACACCCTTCGGTCGCACAGGTCTGCGTGATCGGTACCCCCGACGAGAAGTGGGGCGAAGCAGTGACGGCCGTCGTCGTGCTGCGGCCCGACGCGCCGACCGACGAGGCGGCGATCGCGACGATGACCGCCGAGATCCAGGCCGCGGTCAAGGACCGCAAGGGCTCGGTGCAGTCGCCCAAGCAGGTGATCGTCGTGGAGTCGGTCCCGGTGACCGCGCTCGGCAAGCCGGACAAGAAGGCCGTCCGGGCGCAGTTCTGGGCGGGTGCGGGCCGCGCCATCGGCTAG
- a CDS encoding DUF3253 domain-containing protein, whose protein sequence is MTRERGPSKTICPSDAARAVGGQDWRGLMDDARDVARELAKAGDVEITQKGNALDPDAAWRGPIRIRTLRDEIE, encoded by the coding sequence ATGACCCGGGAGCGTGGGCCGTCGAAGACCATCTGTCCCTCGGACGCCGCCCGCGCGGTCGGCGGCCAGGACTGGCGCGGTCTGATGGACGACGCCCGGGACGTGGCGCGCGAGCTCGCGAAGGCGGGTGACGTCGAGATCACCCAGAAGGGCAACGCGCTCGATCCGGACGCCGCATGGCGCGGTCCGATTCGGATCCGCACGCTCCGCGACGAAATCGAGTAG
- a CDS encoding YciI family protein: MRYMLIMRSTPEAEEYVQENVDFSEIIAAMGRFNEELTKAGVLLAGEGLAGPEEGFVVDFSSDPPVVTDGPYTEAKELFNGFWILDVSSVDEAKQWASKCPLGAGVKLEVRRVSETEDFDQNDEWIQKETKWREENDPRYAK; encoded by the coding sequence ATGCGGTACATGCTGATCATGCGGTCCACGCCGGAGGCCGAGGAGTACGTCCAGGAGAACGTCGATTTCAGCGAGATCATCGCGGCGATGGGTCGCTTCAACGAGGAGCTCACGAAGGCCGGAGTGCTACTCGCGGGCGAGGGCCTGGCCGGACCCGAAGAGGGTTTCGTCGTCGACTTCAGCAGCGACCCGCCGGTCGTGACGGACGGTCCGTACACCGAGGCCAAGGAGCTGTTCAACGGCTTCTGGATCCTGGACGTGTCGTCGGTCGACGAAGCCAAGCAGTGGGCGAGCAAGTGCCCGCTGGGCGCCGGCGTGAAGCTCGAGGTGCGTCGTGTATCCGAGACCGAGGACTTCGACCAGAACGACGAATGGATCCAGAAGGAGACGAAGTGGCGAGAGGAGAACGATCCCCGCTACGCGAAGTGA
- a CDS encoding lysophospholipid acyltransferase family protein: MPLIPLPTLQRLIENVADRADPVVSAFEPYVDGLDNLPPDGRFLLVGNHTQAGTEALLIPYLVRRQIGIRVRPLADRQFGNVKGLPADVFAAAGAVVGTPEAARELMQSDEPILVFPGGGREISKARDQLYSLRWEGRNGFARLAVEHDYPIVPAALVGGDDVYHVLTSSDGLWARLTTPLTKRLSGRSDMTMPLMRGIGPTLIPRPQRMYLRFGTPIDTSRPKGAVAEKWVATVRDRAKTELEADLAALLELRAGDPYRQLAPWARRAAVSP; the protein is encoded by the coding sequence ATGCCGCTCATCCCGTTGCCGACCCTTCAGCGCCTCATCGAAAACGTCGCCGACCGGGCGGATCCCGTCGTATCGGCGTTCGAGCCCTACGTCGACGGGTTGGACAACCTGCCGCCCGACGGCCGCTTCCTTCTGGTCGGCAATCACACCCAGGCCGGGACCGAGGCGCTCCTGATTCCCTACCTGGTGCGTCGGCAGATCGGCATCCGGGTTCGCCCGTTGGCCGATCGCCAGTTCGGCAACGTCAAGGGCCTGCCCGCCGACGTGTTCGCTGCCGCCGGCGCGGTCGTGGGGACACCCGAAGCCGCCCGTGAACTGATGCAGTCGGACGAACCCATCCTGGTGTTCCCCGGCGGAGGGAGGGAGATCAGCAAGGCCCGCGACCAGCTGTATTCGCTGAGATGGGAGGGCCGTAACGGCTTCGCCCGGTTGGCCGTCGAACACGACTACCCCATCGTCCCGGCCGCTCTGGTCGGAGGAGACGACGTCTACCACGTGCTGACCTCGAGCGACGGCCTGTGGGCGCGGCTCACGACGCCACTCACCAAACGGCTCAGCGGACGGTCGGACATGACGATGCCGTTGATGCGCGGTATTGGACCGACGCTGATCCCCCGACCCCAACGCATGTACCTGCGCTTCGGGACCCCGATCGACACGTCCAGGCCGAAGGGGGCCGTCGCCGAGAAGTGGGTGGCGACGGTGCGCGACCGGGCGAAGACCGAACTCGAGGCCGACCTCGCCGCGCTGCTGGAGCTCCGCGCAGGCGACCCCTACCGTCAGCTGGCACCCTGGGCCAGGAGGGCCGCCGTCTCGCCCTAG